In one Solanum lycopersicum chromosome 11, SLM_r2.1 genomic region, the following are encoded:
- the LOC138339269 gene encoding uncharacterized protein produces the protein MRFDKKGKLSPRYVGPYKILKRSAKVAYELELSANLAAVHSVFYISLLKKCVGDPTSIVSLGSATVKDSLSYEDVPVEILDRQVRRLRNKEVTSVRVLWGSQPVKGTTWEVEAAMKAKCPHLFPFDSTPA, from the coding sequence ATGAGATTTgacaagaaagggaagctcagtcctagatatgtaggcccttacaagatatTGAAAAGGAGTgccaaggtggcatatgagttagagttgtcAGCAAACTTAGCAGCAGTGCATTCGGTCTTCTACATCtcgctcttgaagaagtgtgtgggtgatccaacCTCTATAGTGTCATTAGGGAGTGCGACGGtaaaagatagtctttcttatgaggatgtaccagttgagattcttgaccgtcaggttagacggttgagaaacaaagaagtcactTCAGTCAGAGTTTTGTGGGGGAGTCAGCCCGTAAAGGGAACTACTTGGGAAgtagaagcagccatgaaagccaagtgtCCTCATCTCTTCCCTTTTGATTCCACTCCGGCTTGA